AGCTGAAGCAAATGCTGAAGCCGACAAGCAGGCCCGCGAGAAAATCGATAAGCTGAACCAGGCTGATAGTCTGATTTTCCAGACTGAAAAGCAGATGAAAGAGTTCGGTGACAAATTGCCGGCTGACAAAAAGGCTCCGATTGAAGAAGCATTGAACAAACTGAAAGAAGCACACAAAAACCAGGATTTGGCAGCTATCGATACGGCTACTGCCGAGTTGAACCAGGTTTTCCAGGCTGCTTCACAGGAAATGTACAATGCAACCAATGCTGAAGCCAACGCTCAGGGTAACCCGCAAGGCGGACAAGCCGGTGGTCAGCAAAAAGGTGGTGACGATGACGAAGTAACGGATGTAGATTTCGAGGAAGTCAAATAAGCACCCAATATATATTATTCCACATTCATGCCCGTTCCCGACACAGGGGGCGGGCATTTTTTGTGTGCCATATGTCTATTTTTGCTATGTTTGCTTCTATCTGATAAATCATCCCGGCACTCTTTGGCTTAACAGCAAACCATGCAACAAAACCACGACATCCGACCATCAAAACTTCTCATCATGGAAGGAATGCTGATGTCGTTGGCATTTGTCCTGCCGTTTTCCGAAGCATTGGTCAGCATTATCACGGTACTCATTTTTGCATTCTCCTGGCTCATCATTTCGCCTAAAGAAAAATACCAAAGCTTTCGCAAAACCCCGCTGCCACTTTTTCCGGCCGGCATTTTCATTCTTTACCTGCTCTGGGCGCTGGGAGCTCATCATCCAGCCAATGCCATCGACGAAATCCGACGCAATGCTTTCTGGCTTCTCATTCCGATAGCCGTTGCCTATCTTCCTTTAAGCCGAAAACAAATTGACCGCATTCTGTATGCGCTGGCTTTGGGCGTCATCATCAGTTCGCTGGTAGCTTTAGTACGGTGGCAATTCAGCGAAAGCATAGGAATTACAGACATACGGGATACAACGCTTAATCCGCATATCGGCCATTCGCTGTTGGTTAACTTTTCCTTGTCCTTTCTGCTACTGGAAATTTTCCGTTACCGGGAAGACAGTTGGAATATGCGTCAGATTTCACGACTTGCCGGTGTCCTGTTTTTATTGATTTTCGATTTCTGGCTGCATTCATTGCTCGGATTACTGACCCTTTTAGCAACATTCATTGCCCTTTCTTTTTTCACCTACCGGGAAATTCCCAAAAGGTTGCGAAAATACGTTTGGGGCGGAGCCGTCGTTCTCATCATTATTCCGCTGGCGTTAACCGGACGGGAACTATACAGACAATTTCACACGTCCATGCCACAACCAGCTCAGGTGGCCAAATTCACCGCGAACGGGAATCCGTATCAAAACGATTTTAATAAAACCTTACGGGAAAACGGCCATTTCATCTACCTCCAAATTTGTCTGCCGGAACTCCGAAGAGAATGGAACAAACGTAGTGCGCTGAAATTTTCAGATAGAGATGCCAATGGTTTTCCGGTGAAAAGTACGTTGATTCGTTACCTTACTTCCATGGGACTGACAAAAGATTCGGCCGGAGTTGCACAACTGACTAATGATGACATTCTAGCCATCCGGGAAGGCTTTGCCAACTGCCGCTATGTTCCCGAACGAATGAACCTTTCGGCACGGATTTATCAAACCATCTGGGAGCTCGACGCCTACCGCTCCAACGGAAATCCGAACAATAAATCGCTGGTGCAACGCTGGGCTTATACCCGCGCCGCTTTGTCTATTATTGCAGAGCATCCGGTTTTTGGAGTTGGTACCGGCAACGAAAAAGCCGCTTTCAACGAAATGCTTTCCCGGCAAAATCCGAAACTACGCCCGGCTAATTTCAGCCACGCCCACAATCAATACCTGAACTACCTGGTGACATTCGGAATCGTGGGATTCGCTATCCTGATGTTTCTGCTGATTTATCCGCTGTTTCGGGTTAGAAAATTATCGGTTCTCACAGTCTTTTTCCTGCTAACCATCGGCATTGCGAACCTGGGAGACGACAATTTACAAACCCACACCATACGTACCTTTTTTGCTCTTTTTTATACCCTGCTTGTTTTCGATTTTGCCAATAGTGCGAAAGAAACGGCAGGCAATTTTGTCTCAAACAACAATCATCAATGAAACTGAAAATCCTTGTCATTCAGCAAAAGCGAATCGGTGATGTTCTCCTGGGAACAGTTATTTGCAATCAACTTCGAAGGATGTATCCCGAAGCGCAAATCGATTACATGGTTTATGCTTTTACCCGCGAGATGGCGGAAAACAATCCCAATATCGATAACATCATTATTTTTAATGATTCGGACCGGAAAGTTGGCAACTTGCTGAAGTTCGCCTGTAAAATCAGAAAAGCTAAATACGATATTGTCATCGATGCCTATACCAAGATGGACAGCTGGGTGACCACTCGTTTGTCGGGAGCGAAAAAGCGGATTTCGTACAAGAAATTCGGACGTGGACTCTACTACAATATTCTGGTCGATAAGCACAGCCGCCCCGCTTCCATTGCTGGTCCTGTCATCGAAGAACGTTTGGCACTGTTGGAACCGCTGAAAAAAGAAGGCATCGAGTACGACCCGTATCCGCGCCTTTACCTAACTGATGAAGAGAAAGCTGAAGGCAAACAACTGCTCCGGGAGGCCGGAGTGGATTTGGAGAAGGAGATAATTGTGGCCGGCATCTACGGAAGCGTGGAGAACAAAACTTATCCCGAAGATTACATGCTGGAGGTCATCCAACATTTGATGGAGAATTATTCTGCGCAAATCATCCTCAATTACTTCCCAAATCAAAAGGATGCTGCCCGGGCTTTCGCCGAAAAGCTGGGCAATCCCGAACTTGTCTTTTCCGGTTTAACCGGGAAAAGCCTGCGTGAACTGGCCAAGATCGTTACACATGCCGATGCCTATATCGGGAACGACTGCGGCCATACCAACCTGGCAAAAGCGCTCGAAATTCCAACGTTCACCATCTTCTCTCCTTTCATCGCCCGCGAAAGCTGGGGAATTTTCGACGACGGGAAAAAGAATCTTTCTGTCCACCTGAACGACTTCAAGCCGGAATTAATACAGGGAAAACCCTATAAACTGCTGAAACAAGAATCATCGGTCCTTTATCGCGATTTCCTTCCGGAAATGGTGATCGGCAAGCTGGACACATACCTGCAAGGTCTTAATATTTCTTAATTGATTTACCGGGAAACAGAAAAGTCTGTTTGTAAAACAATTCTTTAACTACTTTTGTGGCGGAAAATTTCTACAAGATGAAAAAAATAACTCTGCTTGCACTGTTTGTGGGACTGCTGTTTATGGCAGGATGTGCCCCGAAAACACAGAAATATGTATACAACGAAGGCACCGTTTACACCACGCTTTATCACTTCATCTATTCGAGTCCTGACGGAAAAGATTTTAAGGACTCAATAGAATTAAAAATGAACGAATTCGGAAACTCGCTTTCCACCTTCATTCCCACTTCCACCATTTCACGTATCAACAAGAATGACTCGACGGTGAAAGTAGATCCTTATTTCCGGAAATGTTTCCTGAAAGCTGAAGAGGTTTCGAAAAAAACCAATGGTGCTTTTGATATGACTGTTGCTCCACTGGTCAATGCATGGGGATTTGGGTTTACCAAGAAAGACAGTATCTCGAAGCAACTAATCGACAGTTTGATGCAGACGGTCGGCTACCAAAAGGTGAAGCTGGTCGGCGATAAAATTGTTAAGGAAAACCCGAATACGATGCTCGATGCCAGCGCTATCTCAAAAGGTGAAGCTGTTGATATGGTTTGTGATTTTCTGGCCTCGCATGGTTGCAAAAATTACATGGTGGAAATCGGCGGAGAAGTACGGGCACATGGCGTAAATGCCAAAGGAGAAACCTGGCGCATCGGGATTAATAAGCCCAACAACAAGGGATTGTACGACGACAACGACCTGGAGGATGTCATTCACCTCAAAGACAAAGCACTGGCCACTTCGGGAAATTATCGCAATTTCTATGTGAAAGATGGCAAACGGTACGCGCACACCATCGACCCGCATACGGGTTACCCGGTTCAGCACAGTCTGCTTAGCTCGAGTGTACTCGCTAATAACTGCATGACCGCCGATGCTTATGCCACCGCTTTCATGGTAATGGGTGTTGAAAAAGCCAAAAAGATTGTGGAAAACGATCCGAATCTGGAGGCGTATTTCATCTACGCCGGCGACAACAACATGAATATGGTTTGGTATTCCAAAGGTTTTAAAAACCTCATCATAAAATAACTATCGGAGTTCATCCGAAAAGAAGTCCCGCAGCGTCAAGGTCGCTGCGGGATTTTTTATGCCATCAGTTTTTCAGCACTTTCGTTACCATGGGCCGCTGATTCTGCTGCCACACTTTCAGAAAATAAATTCCCCTGGAAAGCTTCGGAAGAGATATACTGAAATGGTCCTGTTTTTCAGCTCCCGGTGTTCTTTCCGCCCGGTACACCATCTGCCCTTGCGAAGACCACAGTTCAATCTGCATCGGTCTTCTGCCAATCGTTTCAACCGAAAGGTTAATCTGCTCGGCAAATGGATTGGGATAGGCATGAATTCCTGTCCCCGCCAGTGAAGGTCGTTCTTCTATCCCAGTTTCCAACAGCCATTGTGTATCCATCCAATCGAGACGATCCTGCAACCAATCCTTCAGGTAATTAACCTCGGAAACATAGGACGAACCGACAAAAGCATTCGGCCAAACATACTGCCCAATGATCGGCCAACGTTTAAAGTTACGATCGATAGCATCTCCCAGCATCGTTACCTGCTCGTTGATATAATTGCTTAGCGAGTCGTTGTTAAAGAAACTGTTCCGCAATTCTGTCCAGCGGTCAAATAAAGCTTTTCGGTAAGGCTCATCCTGCATTAACCGGAACCACCAATGCATGCAATTAGGCTCATCGGGTCCGAAGTGAGTGTACACCCATTGATCGGTTGCCAGAAAATCCGGTGCATAATCCACATTACCGTATGCCAGATTAAAATCCCACAATGGGCCGGCAAAAAGCTTCCCGCCGTTCGAATCCTTCTTCTTGTAAAAATAGGCGCTATAACGGTACGCATCCACGTTGTTACCCAACTCCGACATGATCTGAATATCGATGAACGAAGTAATGTCGATGTATTTCGGATAGCCGTTCACCGGGTCTGCAAACTGGTCGCCATTGAGCATGTTTTCGAACCCGGTGATGAAATCCTGGATGTAACCTCTCTGCTCGGTAACAATATCTTCTGCCTTTGGGTAGTAATAGGAAAAGGCATACCGCCGGGCATTCATAAACGTCGTTTGCGGATACGAATAGAAGTAATCATTCGCGGTAAGTCCATCTAGTTTGTCTACACGGACAATATATCCACCGGTCAAATCGTCGCCCGAAATTTCTTCTTCTTTCAGTTTATTGATGTCGACCCGGTTTTTATCACGCTTTATTTTTTCGATCAACAGATAAACGCCGTTGTAATTGCCATTCAGATAAACTTCGCAAAAGCGAAAACGCGGTTGCCATTGCCCCAACTTTGCACCAAAATAGTAGGTCAGTGCATTCCGTAACATCGTTTTGTCGCTGTAGGGAGCATACAAAACCCAATCACTCTCCTCCGGCATTCCCAGTAAAGTCACTGTAGAATCTTCACCAGCCTCATTACGGACTTCGACGGAATATGATTTTTTCGGAAACATCTGGGATGATTGTCCGCGAATCTCAATACCAATATCTCCGTCGTAGTCCGTTGGCTCATCGTAAATGGAATTCTTTGCTCCTTCCCCGTTGTTGATAACCTGCATCTTCGCCATGATTTTGGGCTCATCTGGAATTGTTTGTCCTTCTGTGCTTATCATGATCAAAGGAAGATAGGAAAACTCTTCTGCGGGTTCGGTAAACCAGGATGGAACCGGACGATAATCATTACTTGTGTCGGTAATGTCCAAACTCAACCAAGTAGAAGAGGATAAATCGCTTGAAGTAGCATTGGCGTTATGTACCTGCAAAGCCAGAATATTTTTCCCGTTAAGAAGATATTGCTTTAAGCTGTCGCGATGAATCAGAAATGAAGGCGGAACACCTCCCTGCGGAATCTGTGCTTCGTAGTCGTACGAATCAGCAAATTGATCATGCGGAGGACGAACTCCTGGCGTACCTATATTGGCACGGGCAATCTCATGTCCATTCAGGTAAGCTACAAATCCATCGTCAAAATCAACATGCAAAACGGCTCGTCCAACTGCCGCCGAATCGACAATATTAAATTCAGTGCGCATGTATACCGAGGTGCAGGAAGGAATCACCGTCCCGTCATCGTTATCGCCGTAACCAATACCTCCGGGACCTTGCTCCCACCTCGAATCATCGAAGTTCAAATCGGCCCAGCTAAGCGGCGGTTCGGAAGTGCCAATGAAATAGTGCCATGTATCATCGTCGTAAACAACCGATTCCCAATGGTCAACATCCTGTGCCGACAATCGGCTGACTACAACCACAAGCAAAAACATAACAGCTAACGTGAAAGAGACACGAATGGAAAGCATGATTGGTTAATTGTTTGGTTTAGATTAGTTCTGAAATCAAGGTAAAAATAACAAAATCTCAAAATCTTAACTCCGGAAAGTTTCTTGTTCCCGACATAATAGAAGACCTTTGATAAATATAACCGAAATTACTTTTCCATTTAGTCAGAATTCCCTGTTCTAAATAGTGGGTACCACTTGACTTCTTATCTGTTTCGCCTTATTTTTAATTAATAATAACATTCCCCTCCCCGGAGTTCACCATTCACCAGTGAAACGAAATACCTATGAAGTATTTTTACCTTGTTGTCCTGCTTTTTTCTGCCCATACTATTTTAGCCAGCTCGTTACCACGACCGGTTGAATTGTCCGCCCCAATTTTGGTAAAAGACTGGCAAAACGGAAGAGCGGTGAACGTTACCCTGGAAATCGATACACTTTCTCCGACTCATTTTTTCCTGGAGATTGCCAAAATCGACGGCCAACTATTACGTCAGGTGCGTTTTTACGGGGCCGGAGAAAAGGTTTCTCTCGACAATCTCTCTCACAAGCTGAATAAGAAAAAAGTGGTAGAAGACGGTATTTTCAAACAATGGTACCCCAATGGCAACCTCTACTCGACGGAGACATTTCAAATGGGGGTTCGGGCCGGAATCAAAATAGTCTACCATTCTAACGGAGAAAAAGAATTCTATTGCGTTTACGATCCACCGGGGTTCATCTCCGAGCTTCATTCATATACCCGAACAGGCAAAGAGGTAAATGTGAATAAATACCTCGACAACAAAATTTATAGCAAAGTAGACCGGGAACCCCAATTCCCGAAAGGTGAAACAGCACTACGTCTGTACATCAACCAACATATCAACTACCCCGAAGAAGCTTTGAAAAAGGGGATCGTCGGCGAAGTTGTCGTTGCGTTTGTGGTCGACGAAAACGGACGAATTATCGACCCGGAGGTTGAAAAATCTCCCAGTCAGCTTCTTTCACAGGAAGCAATTCGTATGGTCAGCCACATGCCACGATGGCAGCCGGGGTTCCTGGCAGGTTATCCCGTCAAATCGCGAAAGACTGTTTCTATTATGTTCCGGGCTTTCTAACCTTCCCCAACCACAATTTCGTTAGCATCTAACTTGTTACATTTCTCCCGTAGTATTCATTGTTCATGCCGAATAAAAAAAGCAATGAACCGTAAGGAAGCACTGTCTGTTCAAACACTGAACAAACAAAAACCAGAAGATAATGCAGAACAGACAGATTATATTAAAGTCAAGGCCTGTTGGACGGCCAACCGGAGATAATTTTGAATTGAAAGAAATCGAAATACCAACTCCAGCCGAAGGAGAACTTTTGGTGAAATCACTCTACATTTCAGTCGATCCATACATGCGTGGCCGAATGAGCGACGCCAAGTCGTATGTCGAACCGTTCAAGGTAGGAGAACCGATTAACGGCGGTGCCGTAGCTGAAGTTGTAGAAAGTCGTCATGCTGGGTTCTCCAAAGGAGACGTCGTTGTTGGACGCCCGCTGGCCTGGCAGGAGTTGCAGGTTGTCCCAGCCGGAAACGTTAACAAAATTGACAAAAATGCGGCACCGCTAAGCTACTACCTGGGAATACTCGGTATGACAGGAATGACCGCTTATTTTGGATTACTCGATATTGGCAAACCGAAAAAAGGTGAAACTGTTGTAGTGTCAGGTGCGGCCGGAGCAGTTGGAACTGCCGTGGGACAGATTGCTCAAATTAAGGGTAGCCGTGTGGTCGGAATCGCCGGAAGTGATGAAAAACTTCGTTACCTGAAGGACGAACTCCATTTTGATGAGGTTATCAATTACCATGAAGAGAAGGAGATGGAAAAAGCAATTGCCGATGCGTGTCCCGACGGAGTTGACGTATACTTCGACAATGTGGGTGGCGAAATTTCAGATGCAGTGATGGCGAACATCAACAAATTTGCACGTATCCCAGTCTGTGGACAGATTTCACTCTACAATGCTACCAGTGTTCCGACCGGCCCTCGCATACAACCCACCATTCTCAAGAAAAGCGCGTTGATGCAAGGATTTATCATCAGCAACTACCTTGACCGTTTCCCGGAAGGAATAACCAAACTCACCGAATGGGTGAAAGAAGGGAAACTGAAACATCGCGAAACCGTTGTCAAAGGATTTGAGAAATTGCCGGAAGCTTTCATCGGACTATTCGACGGAGTGAATACCGGAAAATTAATTGTCGAAACAAAATAAAACCCCCAGGAAATAAGAATATGAATCCTAAATATGCTTCCCTTTGGGAACCGTTCCGTTTACCGGTTTCCGGAATTGATTTGAAAAACCGAATCATGATGGCCCCCATGACAACCTGGTCCGGCAACTCCGACGGCACCGTTTCGGACGCCGAAATTGAATACTACAAAAAACGCTCAGGCGGTGTTGGCGTAGTCGCTACTGCCTGCGCCTACGTCCAGCCCCAAGGCAAGGCATTTTCAGGCCAAATCGGGGTACATTCTGATGACATGCTTCCCAGCCTGAAACGGATTACCCAGACCATCCAGAAGGAAGGTGCCAAAGCAATTCTGCAAATCCATCACGGAGGAAGAATGTGTCCTCCCGGTGAAGTGCCGGACGGTCAACCCGTGAGTGCGAGCGCTGTTGCGGCCGAACGCGAAGGAGCTGTCGTTCCGCGGGCCATGACCGAAGAAGAAATTCTGGCCGCCATCAAAGCTTATGGGAATGCCACGCGACTGGCGATTCTCGCTGGCTTCGACGGGGTGGAAATTCATGGAGCCAACACGTATTTGATTCAGCAGTTCTTTTCACCGCACTCTAATCGACGGACC
This Prolixibacter sp. NT017 DNA region includes the following protein-coding sequences:
- a CDS encoding O-antigen ligase codes for the protein MEGMLMSLAFVLPFSEALVSIITVLIFAFSWLIISPKEKYQSFRKTPLPLFPAGIFILYLLWALGAHHPANAIDEIRRNAFWLLIPIAVAYLPLSRKQIDRILYALALGVIISSLVALVRWQFSESIGITDIRDTTLNPHIGHSLLVNFSLSFLLLEIFRYREDSWNMRQISRLAGVLFLLIFDFWLHSLLGLLTLLATFIALSFFTYREIPKRLRKYVWGGAVVLIIIPLALTGRELYRQFHTSMPQPAQVAKFTANGNPYQNDFNKTLRENGHFIYLQICLPELRREWNKRSALKFSDRDANGFPVKSTLIRYLTSMGLTKDSAGVAQLTNDDILAIREGFANCRYVPERMNLSARIYQTIWELDAYRSNGNPNNKSLVQRWAYTRAALSIIAEHPVFGVGTGNEKAAFNEMLSRQNPKLRPANFSHAHNQYLNYLVTFGIVGFAILMFLLIYPLFRVRKLSVLTVFFLLTIGIANLGDDNLQTHTIRTFFALFYTLLVFDFANSAKETAGNFVSNNNHQ
- a CDS encoding glycosyltransferase family 9 protein is translated as MKLKILVIQQKRIGDVLLGTVICNQLRRMYPEAQIDYMVYAFTREMAENNPNIDNIIIFNDSDRKVGNLLKFACKIRKAKYDIVIDAYTKMDSWVTTRLSGAKKRISYKKFGRGLYYNILVDKHSRPASIAGPVIEERLALLEPLKKEGIEYDPYPRLYLTDEEKAEGKQLLREAGVDLEKEIIVAGIYGSVENKTYPEDYMLEVIQHLMENYSAQIILNYFPNQKDAARAFAEKLGNPELVFSGLTGKSLRELAKIVTHADAYIGNDCGHTNLAKALEIPTFTIFSPFIARESWGIFDDGKKNLSVHLNDFKPELIQGKPYKLLKQESSVLYRDFLPEMVIGKLDTYLQGLNIS
- a CDS encoding FAD:protein FMN transferase, yielding MKKITLLALFVGLLFMAGCAPKTQKYVYNEGTVYTTLYHFIYSSPDGKDFKDSIELKMNEFGNSLSTFIPTSTISRINKNDSTVKVDPYFRKCFLKAEEVSKKTNGAFDMTVAPLVNAWGFGFTKKDSISKQLIDSLMQTVGYQKVKLVGDKIVKENPNTMLDASAISKGEAVDMVCDFLASHGCKNYMVEIGGEVRAHGVNAKGETWRIGINKPNNKGLYDDNDLEDVIHLKDKALATSGNYRNFYVKDGKRYAHTIDPHTGYPVQHSLLSSSVLANNCMTADAYATAFMVMGVEKAKKIVENDPNLEAYFIYAGDNNMNMVWYSKGFKNLIIK
- a CDS encoding CotH kinase family protein, encoding MLSIRVSFTLAVMFLLVVVVSRLSAQDVDHWESVVYDDDTWHYFIGTSEPPLSWADLNFDDSRWEQGPGGIGYGDNDDGTVIPSCTSVYMRTEFNIVDSAAVGRAVLHVDFDDGFVAYLNGHEIARANIGTPGVRPPHDQFADSYDYEAQIPQGGVPPSFLIHRDSLKQYLLNGKNILALQVHNANATSSDLSSSTWLSLDITDTSNDYRPVPSWFTEPAEEFSYLPLIMISTEGQTIPDEPKIMAKMQVINNGEGAKNSIYDEPTDYDGDIGIEIRGQSSQMFPKKSYSVEVRNEAGEDSTVTLLGMPEESDWVLYAPYSDKTMLRNALTYYFGAKLGQWQPRFRFCEVYLNGNYNGVYLLIEKIKRDKNRVDINKLKEEEISGDDLTGGYIVRVDKLDGLTANDYFYSYPQTTFMNARRYAFSYYYPKAEDIVTEQRGYIQDFITGFENMLNGDQFADPVNGYPKYIDITSFIDIQIMSELGNNVDAYRYSAYFYKKKDSNGGKLFAGPLWDFNLAYGNVDYAPDFLATDQWVYTHFGPDEPNCMHWWFRLMQDEPYRKALFDRWTELRNSFFNNDSLSNYINEQVTMLGDAIDRNFKRWPIIGQYVWPNAFVGSSYVSEVNYLKDWLQDRLDWMDTQWLLETGIEERPSLAGTGIHAYPNPFAEQINLSVETIGRRPMQIELWSSQGQMVYRAERTPGAEKQDHFSISLPKLSRGIYFLKVWQQNQRPMVTKVLKN
- a CDS encoding TonB family protein, whose amino-acid sequence is MKYFYLVVLLFSAHTILASSLPRPVELSAPILVKDWQNGRAVNVTLEIDTLSPTHFFLEIAKIDGQLLRQVRFYGAGEKVSLDNLSHKLNKKKVVEDGIFKQWYPNGNLYSTETFQMGVRAGIKIVYHSNGEKEFYCVYDPPGFISELHSYTRTGKEVNVNKYLDNKIYSKVDREPQFPKGETALRLYINQHINYPEEALKKGIVGEVVVAFVVDENGRIIDPEVEKSPSQLLSQEAIRMVSHMPRWQPGFLAGYPVKSRKTVSIMFRAF
- a CDS encoding NADP-dependent oxidoreductase; amino-acid sequence: MQNRQIILKSRPVGRPTGDNFELKEIEIPTPAEGELLVKSLYISVDPYMRGRMSDAKSYVEPFKVGEPINGGAVAEVVESRHAGFSKGDVVVGRPLAWQELQVVPAGNVNKIDKNAAPLSYYLGILGMTGMTAYFGLLDIGKPKKGETVVVSGAAGAVGTAVGQIAQIKGSRVVGIAGSDEKLRYLKDELHFDEVINYHEEKEMEKAIADACPDGVDVYFDNVGGEISDAVMANINKFARIPVCGQISLYNATSVPTGPRIQPTILKKSALMQGFIISNYLDRFPEGITKLTEWVKEGKLKHRETVVKGFEKLPEAFIGLFDGVNTGKLIVETK
- a CDS encoding NADH-dependent flavin oxidoreductase, coding for MNPKYASLWEPFRLPVSGIDLKNRIMMAPMTTWSGNSDGTVSDAEIEYYKKRSGGVGVVATACAYVQPQGKAFSGQIGVHSDDMLPSLKRITQTIQKEGAKAILQIHHGGRMCPPGEVPDGQPVSASAVAAEREGAVVPRAMTEEEILAAIKAYGNATRLAILAGFDGVEIHGANTYLIQQFFSPHSNRRTDEWGGTLEKRMKFPLAVVDDVLKNVKQYATSPFAVGYRLSPEEVEEPGITIEDTFQLVDALAEKPLDYLHISTLNFWGGSMRDESDECSRTTLIQERVGNKIPVIGVGSLHTPDDVLKVVEEGNVPLVALGRELLMEPEWVQKAQNGSADKIRTTLSVHDQEELVIPDNLWHGLITRKGWLPVVDNE